In the Colwellia sp. 20A7 genome, one interval contains:
- the recR gene encoding recombination mediator RecR, translating into MKFSPLVQELIDALKCLPGVGAKSAQRMAFQLLERNRHGGSKLATTLAKAMTDIGHCQSCRNFTEQDLCEICQSPKRKIATSLCVVESPGDVIAIEQTGEFTGKYFVLMGHLSPIDGIGPDDLGLDILENQFASGQFEEVILATNPTVEGEATAHFIAELAQKYQVNISRIAHGVPVGGELEYVDGNTLSHALSGRKSYSF; encoded by the coding sequence ATGAAATTTAGTCCATTAGTACAAGAACTTATTGATGCCTTAAAATGTTTACCTGGTGTTGGGGCTAAGTCAGCTCAGCGCATGGCTTTTCAATTATTAGAACGAAATCGTCATGGGGGCAGTAAGCTTGCGACAACGTTAGCGAAAGCGATGACAGATATTGGTCATTGTCAATCCTGCCGGAATTTTACGGAGCAAGATTTATGTGAGATTTGCCAAAGCCCGAAACGAAAAATAGCCACTAGTTTATGTGTTGTTGAAAGCCCTGGTGATGTTATTGCGATAGAACAAACAGGTGAGTTCACGGGGAAATACTTTGTGCTAATGGGACATTTATCTCCAATTGATGGCATAGGACCTGATGATTTAGGCTTAGATATTTTAGAAAATCAATTTGCTTCGGGGCAGTTCGAAGAAGTAATTCTAGCCACTAATCCTACTGTTGAAGGGGAAGCAACTGCGCACTTTATTGCGGAGTTAGCGCAGAAATATCAAGTAAATATTTCTCGTATTGCTCATGGTGTTCCTGTTGGTGGTGAACTTGAATATGTTGATGGTAATACACTATCTCACGCACTGTCAGGGCGAAAAAGCTATAGCTTTTAA